In a single window of the Nocardioides massiliensis genome:
- a CDS encoding signal peptidase I, whose translation MRNSTHRRSTSDASRVAGFAVNTAMFLVVALAVGFLAPALMGYQRYVITSGSMTGTYDTGSVVFAEVVPTDELEVGDVITYVPPAETGITHLVTHRIVSIDNGEIRTQGDANPQVDPWTFQLADLEQPRVVAGVPYVGYLFLALADRTTRMVLIGIPAAIIALMALAELVRNVRRTPAPAVPVVATTRGDQTLAA comes from the coding sequence ATGAGGAACAGCACCCACCGCCGCAGCACCAGTGACGCCTCGCGCGTCGCCGGGTTCGCGGTCAACACCGCGATGTTCCTGGTCGTCGCCCTCGCCGTCGGCTTCCTCGCCCCCGCCCTCATGGGCTACCAGCGCTACGTCATCACCTCCGGCTCCATGACCGGCACCTACGACACCGGCTCGGTCGTCTTCGCCGAGGTCGTCCCCACCGACGAACTCGAAGTCGGCGACGTCATCACCTACGTCCCCCCGGCCGAGACCGGCATCACCCACCTCGTCACCCACCGCATCGTCTCCATCGACAACGGCGAGATCCGCACCCAGGGCGACGCCAACCCCCAGGTCGACCCCTGGACCTTCCAGCTCGCCGACCTCGAGCAGCCCCGCGTCGTCGCCGGCGTCCCCTACGTCGGCTACCTCTTCCTCGCCCTGGCCGACCGCACCACCCGCATGGTCCTCATCGGCATCCCCGCCGCCATCATCGCGCTGATGGCGCTCGCCGAGCTCGTCCGCAACGTCCGCCGGACCCCGGCTCCCGCCGTCCCGGTCGTCGCCACCACCCGCGGCGACCAGACGCTCGCCGCCTAA
- a CDS encoding Ig-like domain-containing protein — MSSRRRTVLLPRVGGGRPPRRLLVVLALVLSVTAVTAYFSGATYVSGTQSQVTINAAPDLTPPTVSLSVPATVSGTATIAVTAADVSGVVTRVVVQRQRDGGAWTDVCVRTAAPWGCSWDTTTVADGDAQLRAIATDSALLSTTSATVTTRVANAGTVVITPLPDAVRGAVDLAATVSGAAGRTMTSAFAVRNEGGTWTNVCTGRTGATPTCSWSAGTTTRFADVRVQTVFGSGTSATTAQDQTRVLVDGTNPTVSLSLPGTLTAAVTVAPNVADAHSGVASVRIDYRRLGLFGIPASGWQEVCTTTSAPWSCVLDTTALNGGANYEVRVTATDRAGNTNSDSATARVSILAALAITSPRDSDTVSGVLEPTVSANAGLLGSVSWVRLNYRRAGTGTWIEICTDSSAPYSCSWDTRDLPNGSYELRAETPPAVGTTSDVITVDVDNPPIAALDVQATIGGTRGVLDAGDTYDFTLSARADLTSVRAAWGGAAVQVTGTLRSGRSPGGPVPGSDWLTIPGIGQLAFEQQIINPNSSIGAVPMTLRALPGTVGGVPVTVLRVTIGAFSDNQLRTATEPGTLRWAPASTLRDTAGRPIAPGIAVESGPADGDL, encoded by the coding sequence GTGTCCAGCCGCCGCCGCACCGTCCTCCTGCCCCGCGTGGGCGGGGGCCGTCCGCCGCGGCGGCTGCTCGTCGTGCTGGCCCTGGTGTTGAGCGTCACCGCCGTCACGGCGTACTTCTCGGGCGCGACCTACGTCTCCGGGACCCAGTCGCAGGTCACCATCAATGCGGCCCCCGACCTGACCCCGCCGACAGTGAGCCTCAGCGTCCCGGCGACCGTCAGCGGTACGGCGACCATCGCGGTCACCGCTGCCGACGTGAGTGGCGTGGTCACCCGCGTCGTCGTGCAGCGCCAGCGCGACGGCGGCGCCTGGACCGACGTGTGCGTGCGTACCGCCGCTCCCTGGGGGTGCTCCTGGGACACCACCACGGTGGCCGACGGCGACGCGCAGCTGCGCGCCATCGCGACCGACTCCGCCCTGCTGAGCACCACCTCGGCAACGGTGACGACCCGCGTCGCCAACGCCGGCACCGTGGTGATCACCCCCCTGCCCGACGCGGTCCGGGGCGCGGTCGACCTCGCCGCGACCGTCAGCGGCGCGGCAGGTCGCACCATGACCAGCGCCTTCGCCGTCCGCAACGAGGGCGGCACCTGGACCAACGTCTGCACCGGCAGGACCGGCGCCACCCCGACCTGCAGCTGGAGCGCCGGCACCACCACCCGGTTCGCCGACGTCCGTGTGCAGACCGTCTTCGGCAGCGGCACCTCGGCGACCACCGCCCAGGACCAGACCCGCGTGCTCGTCGACGGCACCAACCCGACGGTCTCCCTCTCCCTCCCCGGCACCCTGACGGCCGCGGTCACGGTTGCGCCGAACGTCGCCGACGCCCACTCCGGCGTCGCCTCGGTGCGTATCGACTACCGCCGGCTCGGCCTGTTCGGTATCCCCGCGAGCGGCTGGCAGGAGGTGTGCACCACCACGAGCGCCCCGTGGAGCTGCGTGCTGGACACGACCGCGCTCAACGGCGGCGCCAACTACGAGGTCCGGGTCACCGCGACCGACCGGGCCGGCAACACCAACTCCGACTCGGCCACCGCACGCGTCTCCATCTTGGCCGCGTTGGCGATCACCTCACCCCGCGACAGTGACACCGTCAGCGGTGTCCTCGAGCCCACCGTCTCGGCCAATGCCGGCCTCCTCGGCAGCGTCAGCTGGGTCCGGCTCAACTACCGGCGCGCCGGGACGGGCACGTGGATCGAGATCTGCACCGACTCCTCCGCGCCGTACTCCTGCTCCTGGGACACCCGCGACCTGCCGAACGGCAGCTACGAGCTGCGCGCCGAGACTCCTCCTGCCGTCGGCACGACCTCCGACGTCATCACCGTCGACGTCGACAACCCGCCGATCGCCGCGCTCGACGTCCAAGCCACGATCGGCGGGACCCGCGGTGTGCTCGACGCCGGCGACACCTACGACTTCACGCTCTCGGCCCGAGCTGACCTCACCTCGGTCCGGGCGGCGTGGGGCGGTGCTGCGGTGCAGGTCACCGGCACCCTGCGCAGCGGACGGTCCCCGGGTGGCCCTGTCCCGGGCAGCGACTGGCTCACGATCCCCGGGATCGGCCAGCTCGCCTTCGAGCAGCAGATCATCAACCCCAACTCCAGCATCGGTGCCGTCCCCATGACGCTGCGCGCCCTCCCCGGGACGGTGGGCGGGGTGCCCGTGACGGTCCTCCGCGTGACGATCGGCGCCTTCTCCGACAACCAGCTGCGCACCGCCACCGAGCCCGGCACCCTGCGATGGGCCCCCGCCTCGACGCTGCGCGACACCGCCGGCCGGCCGATCGCTCCTGGCATCGCCGTCGAGAGCGGACCCGCCGATGGCGACCTGTGA
- a CDS encoding response regulator transcription factor yields MVTVLMIEDNEDVAQALQRVLQREGYDVSHYATGREGADAILRDRPDVVVLDLTLPDIDGLDVCQEVREAGYDGGILMVTARSDELDRVLGLDYGADDYLAKPYGLAEMQARVRALARRATRAVGSTAASVPAAGPTASAAPAEGSTHPPGTPDLQLDTHTRRVTVAGADLALTAKEFDLLAILHGAGGGVVTREDLMAQVWDEHWFGSTKTLDVTIGRLRQKLQGAGSRAEIVTVRGVGFRLDTG; encoded by the coding sequence GTGGTTACGGTGCTGATGATCGAGGACAACGAGGACGTCGCCCAGGCCCTGCAGCGCGTGCTGCAACGCGAGGGCTACGACGTCTCGCACTACGCGACCGGGCGCGAGGGTGCCGACGCGATCCTGCGCGACCGCCCCGACGTCGTGGTGCTCGACCTCACGCTGCCCGACATCGACGGTCTCGACGTCTGCCAGGAGGTGCGCGAGGCCGGCTACGACGGCGGAATCCTCATGGTCACCGCCCGCTCCGACGAGCTCGACCGGGTCCTCGGCCTCGACTACGGAGCCGACGACTACCTCGCCAAGCCCTACGGCCTGGCAGAGATGCAGGCCCGGGTGCGTGCCCTCGCCCGTCGAGCCACCCGCGCGGTGGGCTCGACCGCCGCGAGCGTCCCTGCGGCCGGCCCGACCGCGTCCGCCGCCCCGGCGGAGGGGTCCACCCATCCCCCGGGGACCCCCGACCTGCAGCTCGACACCCACACCCGCCGCGTCACCGTGGCCGGCGCCGACCTGGCACTCACGGCCAAGGAGTTCGACCTGCTCGCCATCCTGCACGGTGCCGGAGGTGGCGTGGTGACCCGCGAGGACCTCATGGCCCAGGTGTGGGACGAGCACTGGTTCGGGTCCACCAAGACCCTCGACGTGACGATCGGTCGGCTACGCCAGAAGCTGCAGGGCGCCGGGTCGCGCGCCGAGATCGTCACCGTCCGCGGTGTCGGCTTTCGCCTGGACACCGGATGA
- a CDS encoding crotonase/enoyl-CoA hydratase family protein: MSEVDPLTDYPQVVRTSAEAPVPLSVAGPAVLDLASYAQWLSIHVDFRGSVPGVASVGDSYGEQVTIMGIPADITWTVEAVEEEADRVAVALHGVGPMELVLALRVSAASAESEAGGGGVVVRVDAGIGGDPVEGPLGATVAASVEEALSSSVVALAAELAARDGVATSGGSRFPQRTLVHERTGVRLDPRTPVIVGVGQVVQREPDLDAPRDPVALAVEALRRAGEDSGAGAEVLRAADAVYAVASASWTYRDAAALVADALGAEPAETAMSAPYGGDAGQVLVNTAGQAVADGRAEVVLVCGAESGNTLAAARKRGVDLGWPTQDADVAPTQVIGSDREANNSAESAAGLTVPVYAYALMDSALRRKAGRTPQEQRDLVTGLWSRLSEVAAQNPYAWRPQPMSAEELATVDAGNRMISSPYPKLLCANLQVNLSAGLVVTSVAAASALGIPQDRWVFLHAGAAAYDEWFVSEREDLGASPAIRAIGQAAFEHAGVGPDEVAHVDLYSCFPAAVQIGAAELGLDLDDPQRPLSVTGGLTFAGGPGNNYGTHAVATLVERLRRDPEAYGLSTSLGWFVTKHALGIYSARPPQRPYRAINPVLLPGPTRPALTAYAGPGVVEAATAAYDRSGKPEAAIVSVLTPAGARMLVRSAQPEVLAAVAEGDPLGAQVEVDDATTLRIIDAGPHPMPPAPEPTVLTERRDGVLLVTLNRPQRRNAIDLPTAQLLERIVDAFEADAEARVMVLAGAGGTFSAGMDLKAAAAGQFALTDKRGPLGISALQIAKPVIAAVEGPALAGGCELALAADLVVAASDSVFGIPEPKRGLVAAAGGVLRLTERLPRNVAMELALTGNPMPATRLAELGLVNRLAAPGTVLDAALALAAEIVANAPLSVAASRRIVLESPGWSPEEAFARQTELAAAAVTSADAQEGIAAFAEGRTPRWQGR; this comes from the coding sequence GTGTCCGAGGTCGACCCGCTCACCGACTACCCCCAGGTGGTCCGGACCTCGGCTGAGGCCCCCGTCCCGCTGTCCGTGGCCGGGCCCGCGGTGCTGGACCTGGCGTCGTACGCGCAGTGGCTCAGCATCCACGTGGACTTCCGCGGGTCCGTGCCGGGCGTGGCGAGCGTCGGGGACAGCTACGGCGAGCAGGTCACCATCATGGGCATCCCGGCCGACATCACCTGGACCGTCGAGGCGGTCGAGGAGGAGGCCGACCGGGTCGCGGTGGCGCTGCACGGAGTCGGGCCGATGGAGCTCGTGCTCGCCCTGCGGGTCTCGGCCGCGTCCGCCGAGTCTGAGGCCGGCGGGGGAGGCGTGGTCGTGCGCGTCGACGCCGGGATCGGGGGAGACCCGGTCGAGGGTCCGCTCGGCGCGACGGTGGCGGCGAGCGTCGAGGAGGCGCTGAGCAGCTCGGTCGTCGCACTGGCCGCGGAGCTCGCTGCGCGTGACGGTGTCGCCACGAGTGGTGGCTCCCGCTTCCCGCAGCGCACGCTCGTCCACGAGCGCACCGGCGTCCGCCTGGACCCGCGCACCCCGGTCATCGTCGGGGTCGGCCAGGTCGTGCAGCGCGAGCCGGACCTCGACGCACCACGCGACCCCGTCGCCCTCGCCGTCGAGGCGCTGCGGCGAGCGGGTGAGGACAGCGGCGCGGGCGCCGAGGTGCTTCGCGCTGCCGACGCGGTGTACGCCGTGGCCAGTGCGTCGTGGACCTACCGCGACGCCGCTGCGCTGGTGGCCGACGCGCTCGGGGCCGAGCCCGCGGAGACCGCGATGTCGGCGCCGTACGGCGGGGACGCGGGGCAGGTGCTCGTCAACACCGCGGGGCAGGCCGTGGCCGACGGGCGGGCCGAGGTCGTGCTGGTGTGTGGGGCGGAGTCGGGCAACACGCTCGCCGCCGCCCGCAAGCGGGGCGTCGACCTGGGCTGGCCGACGCAGGACGCCGACGTCGCCCCCACGCAGGTGATCGGCAGCGACCGTGAGGCCAACAACAGCGCCGAGTCCGCCGCCGGCCTCACCGTGCCCGTCTACGCCTACGCCCTGATGGACTCCGCGCTGCGCCGCAAGGCCGGCCGGACCCCGCAGGAGCAGCGGGACCTCGTGACCGGCCTGTGGTCGCGGCTGTCGGAGGTCGCGGCGCAGAACCCCTACGCCTGGCGTCCGCAGCCCATGAGCGCCGAGGAGCTCGCGACGGTCGACGCCGGCAACCGGATGATCAGCTCGCCGTACCCCAAGCTGTTGTGCGCCAACCTGCAGGTCAACCTGTCCGCCGGCCTGGTGGTCACCAGCGTCGCCGCCGCGAGCGCGCTCGGGATCCCGCAGGACCGGTGGGTGTTCCTCCACGCGGGCGCCGCGGCGTACGACGAGTGGTTCGTCTCCGAGCGCGAGGACCTCGGCGCCTCCCCGGCGATCCGGGCGATCGGACAGGCGGCGTTCGAGCACGCCGGGGTCGGTCCCGACGAGGTCGCGCACGTCGACCTCTACTCCTGCTTCCCCGCGGCGGTCCAGATCGGGGCGGCGGAGCTCGGGCTCGACCTCGACGATCCGCAGCGACCGCTGAGTGTCACCGGTGGGCTCACCTTCGCCGGCGGGCCCGGCAACAACTACGGCACCCACGCCGTCGCGACGCTCGTGGAGCGGTTGCGCAGGGACCCTGAGGCCTACGGTCTGTCGACCTCGTTGGGCTGGTTCGTCACCAAGCACGCGTTGGGCATCTACTCCGCCCGCCCGCCCCAGCGGCCCTACCGCGCGATCAACCCGGTGCTGCTGCCCGGCCCGACGCGCCCGGCCCTCACTGCGTACGCCGGTCCGGGGGTCGTGGAGGCCGCGACCGCGGCCTACGACCGCAGCGGGAAGCCCGAGGCGGCGATCGTCTCGGTCCTGACCCCCGCGGGCGCGCGGATGCTGGTGCGCTCCGCGCAGCCCGAGGTCCTGGCCGCGGTCGCCGAGGGCGACCCGCTCGGTGCACAGGTCGAGGTCGACGACGCGACCACGCTGCGCATCATCGATGCCGGTCCACACCCGATGCCGCCCGCACCCGAGCCGACGGTCCTCACCGAGCGCCGGGACGGTGTCCTGCTCGTGACGCTGAACCGTCCACAGCGGCGCAACGCGATCGACCTGCCGACCGCCCAGCTCCTGGAGCGGATCGTCGACGCCTTCGAGGCCGACGCCGAGGCGCGGGTGATGGTGCTGGCCGGCGCCGGCGGCACGTTCAGCGCCGGCATGGACCTCAAGGCCGCCGCTGCCGGACAGTTCGCCCTCACCGACAAGCGCGGTCCGCTGGGGATCTCGGCCCTGCAGATCGCCAAGCCGGTGATCGCGGCGGTCGAGGGTCCGGCACTCGCAGGGGGGTGCGAGCTGGCGCTGGCCGCTGACCTCGTTGTCGCCGCGAGCGACTCGGTCTTCGGGATCCCCGAGCCCAAGCGTGGTCTGGTCGCGGCGGCGGGTGGCGTGCTGCGGTTGACCGAGCGACTTCCGCGCAACGTCGCGATGGAGCTCGCGTTGACGGGCAACCCGATGCCCGCGACGCGGCTGGCCGAGCTCGGCCTGGTCAACCGCCTGGCCGCACCCGGGACGGTGCTCGACGCCGCGCTCGCCCTGGCCGCGGAGATCGTGGCCAACGCGCCGCTGTCGGTGGCCGCGAGCCGGCGGATCGTCCTGGAGTCCCCGGGCTGGTCGCCGGAGGAGGCCTTCGCGCGACAGACCGAGCTCGCCGCCGCCGCGGTGACGTCGGCCGACGCGCAGGAGGGCATTGCGGCGTTCGCCGAGGGGCGCACACCGCGCTGGCAGGGTCGTTGA
- a CDS encoding alpha/beta hydrolase produces MARRVRTLGAVAPELRTGFDLVPVPISNRVLLAHVRRQLVAVERPVDGVRVTRYAVPVPDGTRTLVTLHEPTGEGRLRGAVLWLHGGGTLMGRPEVDHAWCGRLARELGVLVAAVDYRLAPEHPFPAALDDCLAALHWLRERLNERNAPVRVALGGASAGGLLAAATAQRALDEGVAGVCFQLLQYPMLDDRTVRRPDHPARGRVGWTPRSNRFAWRSYLGHEPGSAIPPAYAVPARRADLAGLPPAWIGVGDLDLFRDESTDYAERLAAAGVAVELHVEPRMHHGADVMADLGVGSMQRFRQRMVDALDAALG; encoded by the coding sequence GTGGCGCGGCGCGTCCGCACGCTCGGTGCGGTCGCCCCGGAGCTGCGCACGGGGTTCGACCTCGTGCCGGTGCCGATCAGCAACCGCGTGCTGCTGGCCCACGTGCGCCGTCAGCTCGTCGCGGTGGAGCGCCCGGTCGACGGCGTCCGGGTGACGAGGTACGCCGTGCCCGTCCCCGACGGCACCCGGACCCTGGTGACGCTGCACGAGCCGACGGGGGAGGGCCGCCTGCGGGGAGCGGTGCTGTGGCTGCACGGCGGCGGCACCCTCATGGGCCGCCCGGAGGTCGACCACGCGTGGTGCGGGCGACTCGCCCGGGAGCTGGGCGTGCTCGTCGCGGCGGTGGACTACCGGCTGGCACCCGAGCACCCGTTCCCCGCGGCGCTCGACGACTGCCTCGCCGCGCTGCACTGGCTGCGCGAGCGGCTCAACGAGCGGAACGCCCCCGTGCGGGTCGCGCTCGGTGGCGCCAGCGCCGGTGGTCTGCTCGCGGCCGCGACGGCGCAACGGGCGCTCGATGAGGGCGTCGCCGGCGTGTGCTTCCAGCTCCTGCAGTACCCGATGCTCGATGACCGCACCGTGCGCCGGCCCGACCACCCGGCGCGCGGACGGGTCGGGTGGACGCCGCGGTCGAACCGGTTCGCGTGGCGCTCCTACCTCGGTCACGAGCCCGGCAGCGCCATCCCGCCGGCGTACGCCGTCCCGGCCCGCCGCGCCGACCTTGCCGGACTGCCGCCCGCGTGGATCGGGGTGGGAGACCTCGACCTCTTCCGTGACGAGTCGACCGACTACGCCGAGCGACTGGCCGCGGCCGGGGTCGCGGTGGAGCTGCACGTCGAGCCGCGGATGCACCACGGGGCGGACGTCATGGCCGACCTGGGGGTGGGCTCGATGCAGCGCTTCCGGCAGCGGATGGTGGACGCGCTCGACGCGGCACTCGGCTGA
- a CDS encoding alpha-hydroxy-acid oxidizing protein, with protein MPNFADYQLGTYFAGLAGELPTMPFSFAAWERLAEEKLEHRLWDYVAGGAGDEQTQRGNVDAFTRYGLVPHMLSGAAERDLSVELFGMRLPSPVFMAPIGVLGVMTEDEHGDLAAARAAAETGVPLVGSTLMQDPLEDVAAALGDTPGFFQLYTPNDREVAESLVRRAEAAGYRALVVTLDTWTLGYRPRDLQHGTFPQLRGACLANYVSDPVFASRLPNGDTSDVATVVQHWALMFGNPTLTWDDLAWLRGLTDLPLVLKGICAPDDVRRAVDAGVDGIYCSNHGGRQAGSAPALHFLPGVVDAAGDLPVLFDSGVRSGVDVVKALALGARAVGIGRPYGYAAAVGGTAGVVHALRSLLAEADLTMGLNGYHDVAEVRSRPLVRL; from the coding sequence ATGCCGAACTTTGCCGACTACCAGCTCGGGACGTACTTCGCCGGGCTCGCCGGCGAGCTGCCGACGATGCCGTTCTCCTTCGCCGCGTGGGAGCGACTCGCCGAGGAGAAGCTCGAGCACCGCCTGTGGGACTACGTCGCCGGCGGCGCGGGTGACGAGCAGACCCAACGGGGCAACGTCGACGCGTTCACGCGCTACGGCCTGGTCCCGCACATGCTGTCGGGCGCGGCGGAGCGCGACCTGTCGGTCGAGCTGTTCGGGATGCGCCTGCCGAGCCCGGTCTTCATGGCCCCGATCGGTGTCCTCGGCGTGATGACCGAGGACGAGCACGGCGACCTGGCGGCGGCGCGGGCCGCGGCTGAGACCGGCGTACCCCTGGTCGGGTCCACGCTGATGCAGGACCCGCTCGAGGACGTGGCAGCCGCGCTCGGCGACACCCCGGGCTTCTTCCAGCTCTACACCCCCAACGACCGCGAGGTCGCCGAGAGCCTGGTGCGGCGGGCAGAGGCGGCCGGCTATCGCGCGCTCGTCGTCACCCTCGACACGTGGACGCTGGGCTATCGCCCCCGCGACCTGCAGCACGGCACCTTCCCGCAGCTGCGCGGCGCGTGCCTGGCCAACTACGTCTCCGACCCGGTCTTCGCCAGCCGGCTGCCGAACGGCGACACGAGCGACGTCGCGACGGTCGTGCAGCACTGGGCACTGATGTTCGGCAACCCGACACTCACCTGGGACGACCTCGCGTGGCTGCGCGGGCTGACCGACCTGCCGCTCGTGCTCAAGGGCATCTGTGCCCCCGACGACGTGCGCCGCGCCGTCGACGCGGGCGTCGACGGGATCTACTGCTCCAACCACGGCGGTCGCCAGGCCGGCAGCGCGCCGGCCCTGCACTTCCTGCCCGGCGTGGTCGATGCGGCAGGAGACCTGCCCGTGCTCTTCGACTCCGGCGTCCGCAGTGGCGTCGACGTGGTCAAGGCGCTCGCGCTCGGGGCGCGCGCGGTCGGGATCGGCCGGCCCTACGGCTACGCCGCTGCGGTCGGCGGCACCGCCGGCGTCGTGCACGCGCTGCGCAGCCTGCTCGCGGAGGCCGACCTGACGATGGGGCTCAACGGCTACCACGACGTCGCCGAGGTCCGGTCCCGGCCGCTGGTGCGGCTCTGA
- a CDS encoding SDR family NAD(P)-dependent oxidoreductase, whose protein sequence is MTGTAPAPARFADARVVVTGAAGGVGATLVEAFRREGARVVGTDVAPGDGLHQVDLRDAGAVLAFADAAVAELGGVDVLCNVAGVQRFARVGDITADALRLHLDVNVVAPVLLTQALTPALAESRGNVVTIASISAVLAQPYNSPYCASKAAVLMAMRSLAIELAAHRVRVNCVSPGGIETPMPHTSAAELPADIDWNLLMRSQSAFPGFMPPGDVVESVLFLASSAAASITGSNLVVDRGVVW, encoded by the coding sequence GTGACCGGCACCGCCCCCGCCCCTGCCCGCTTCGCCGACGCCCGGGTGGTGGTGACCGGCGCCGCCGGCGGTGTCGGCGCGACTTTGGTCGAGGCGTTCCGGCGCGAGGGCGCCCGCGTCGTCGGCACCGACGTCGCCCCCGGCGACGGCCTGCACCAGGTCGACCTCCGCGACGCAGGAGCGGTGCTTGCCTTCGCCGACGCCGCGGTGGCCGAGCTCGGCGGGGTCGACGTCCTGTGCAACGTCGCCGGGGTGCAGCGCTTCGCGCGGGTCGGCGACATCACCGCCGATGCGCTGCGTCTGCACCTCGACGTCAACGTCGTCGCGCCGGTGCTCCTGACGCAGGCGCTCACCCCGGCACTGGCGGAGAGTCGCGGCAACGTCGTCACCATCGCCTCCATCTCCGCGGTGCTCGCCCAGCCCTACAACAGCCCCTACTGCGCCAGCAAGGCCGCGGTGCTGATGGCGATGCGCTCCCTGGCGATCGAGCTCGCGGCCCACCGGGTGCGCGTCAACTGCGTGTCGCCCGGCGGCATCGAGACACCGATGCCGCACACCTCGGCGGCGGAGCTCCCGGCCGACATCGACTGGAACCTCCTCATGCGCAGCCAGAGCGCGTTCCCCGGTTTCATGCCGCCGGGCGACGTGGTGGAGTCGGTGCTGTTCCTCGCCTCGTCGGCGGCGGCGTCGATCACCGGGTCCAACCTCGTGGTCGACCGCGGGGTGGTCTGGTGA
- a CDS encoding NAD-dependent epimerase/dehydratase family protein, with amino-acid sequence MSALPHRVLVTGAAGFLGRALTDRLRSLDVEVVGVDLVADPARGIGAGDITRPGPWQDAFAGCDAVLHTAATVSMVAAYDDAWRVNVVGTRHALDAARVGGVARFVHFSSVAVFGTDYPDGVDESYPVRVSGRSSYADTKVGAEAVALAAHARGETAVTVVRPGDVYGPGSVWIREPLALLRARRMLLPDGGRGMFAPVYVDDLVEGVLRALTREQAVGEVITLGPSASVPCADYFGRLAGAIGRRVPTLPAAVALPAVTALGATLRRAGVRTEIGPASLDFLNRPGSYSIAKAGAVLDWQPRTDLDTGMAASLQWARGAGLL; translated from the coding sequence GTGAGCGCGCTCCCCCACCGGGTCCTCGTCACCGGCGCTGCCGGCTTCCTCGGCCGCGCCCTGACCGACCGGCTCCGCTCGCTCGACGTCGAGGTGGTCGGCGTCGACCTCGTCGCGGACCCCGCGCGGGGGATCGGCGCCGGCGACATCACCCGGCCCGGACCGTGGCAGGACGCCTTCGCCGGGTGCGACGCCGTGCTCCACACCGCGGCGACGGTGAGCATGGTCGCGGCGTACGACGACGCCTGGCGCGTCAACGTGGTCGGGACCCGCCACGCGCTGGATGCCGCACGGGTTGGTGGCGTCGCGCGGTTCGTGCACTTCTCGTCCGTCGCCGTCTTCGGCACCGACTACCCCGACGGCGTCGACGAGTCCTACCCCGTGCGGGTGAGCGGCCGGTCGTCGTACGCCGACACCAAGGTCGGCGCCGAAGCCGTGGCCCTGGCCGCGCACGCCCGCGGCGAGACCGCCGTGACCGTCGTGCGCCCCGGCGACGTCTACGGTCCCGGGTCGGTGTGGATCCGCGAGCCGCTGGCGCTGCTGCGCGCCCGGCGCATGCTGCTGCCCGACGGCGGGCGCGGGATGTTCGCCCCGGTCTACGTCGACGACCTGGTCGAGGGCGTGCTGCGGGCACTGACCCGCGAGCAGGCCGTCGGCGAGGTGATCACGCTGGGGCCGTCCGCGTCCGTGCCGTGCGCCGACTACTTCGGCCGGCTGGCCGGCGCCATCGGACGGCGGGTCCCGACGCTGCCGGCGGCGGTCGCGCTCCCCGCCGTCACCGCGCTGGGTGCGACCCTGCGGCGAGCCGGCGTGCGGACCGAGATCGGCCCGGCCAGCCTCGACTTCCTCAACCGTCCGGGGTCCTACTCCATCGCCAAGGCCGGTGCGGTGCTGGACTGGCAGCCACGCACCGACCTCGACACCGGCATGGCCGCGAGCCTGCAGTGGGCACGCGGCGCCGGCCTGCTGTAG